A window of the Gossypium hirsutum isolate 1008001.06 chromosome A03, Gossypium_hirsutum_v2.1, whole genome shotgun sequence genome harbors these coding sequences:
- the LOC107935052 gene encoding biogenesis of lysosome-related organelles complex 1 subunit 1, with product MNSPQLPQMRGRVLSSSEINKSPAGSGGDLESSLIQIYHHHHHNSLKLRDQAEKAKKDAIKKAGRVSDLLVEAVNGGVQESFINEKRIEAEIRALASTIARFMKQTDQWLAASHANNTSVKEIGDFENWMKSMDFDCKSINAAIRNIYQQ from the exons ATGAACTCACCGCAGCTTCCACAGATGCGTGGGCGCGTGTTATCCTCATCCGAGATAAACAAATCCCCAGCCGGGTCAGGAGGAGATCTTGAATCTTCTTTAATCCAAATCTATCACCATCACCACCACAACTCCCTCAAGCTCCGGGATCAGGCCG AGAAAGCGAAGAAAGATGCGATTAAGAAAGCGGGGAGAGTGTCGGATTTGTTGGTGGAGGCGGTGAACGGAGGTGTGCAAGAGTCGTTTATAAACGAGAAGCGAATCGAGGCGGAGATTCGTGCTTTGGCTTCTACAATTGCTCGTTTCATGAAGCAGACCGATCAATGGCTCGCCGCTTCTCACGCCAATAACACCTCTGTCAAG GAAATTGGAGACTTTGAGAACTGGATGAAGAGCATGGATTTTGATTGTAAGAGTATCAACGCTGCAATCCGCAACATCTACCAACAATGA
- the LOC107935061 gene encoding peroxidase 4 — MASSFGVLFVVVVWMMMGSSSYAQLSTKFYSKSCPKVLSTVELVVKTAVSKEQRLGASLLRLFFHDCFVNGCDGSVLLDDTSSFTEEQTATPNNGSLRGFEVVDEIKAKVEKVCPGVVSCADILAIAARDSVVILGGPDWDVKLGRRDSKTASFSDANSGVLPLGSANLSQLISLFQAQGLSTRDMVALSGARTIGKARCLVFRNRIYNETNIDTSFAKTRRSSCPRTSGSGDNNLAPIDLATPNSFDSKYFKNLLN, encoded by the exons ATGGCTTCTTCATTTGGTGTCTTGTTTGTTGTAGTGGTTTGGATGATGATGGGGAGCAGTAGTTATGCTCAGCTCTCCACTAAGTTCTACTCTAAATCATGTCCAAAGGTGTTGTCTACGGTTGAGTTAGTAGTTAAAACAGCTGTGTCAAAAGAGCAGCGCTTGGGTGCTTCTCTCCTCCGCTTGTTCTTCCATGACTGTTTTGTCAAT GGTTGTGATGGGTCAGTACTCCTAGACGACACTTCTTCTTTCACCGAGGAGCAAACTGCTACTCCCAATAATGGGTCCTTGAGAGGTTTCGAAGTTGTTGATGAGATCAAGGCCAAGGTGGAGAAAGTGTGTCCTGGTGTAGTCTCATGTGCTGATATCTTAGCCATTGCAGCTCGGGACTCCGTTGTTATT CTTGGAGGGCCCGACTGGGATGTTAAGCTTGGAAGAAGGGATTCAAAGACCGCCAGCTTTTCTGATGCAAATAGTGGTGTCCTCCCACTGGGTAGTGCCAATCTTAGCCAACTCATCAGCTTATTCCAAGCGCAAGGTCTTTCTACCAGGGACATGGTTGCATTATCTG GGGCTCGCACAATTGGGAAGGCAAGGTGCTTGGTTTTCAGAAATCGCATATACAACGAGACAAACATCGATACTTCATTTGCAAAGACAAGGCGAAGTAGCTGCCCAAGAACCAGCGGATCAGGAGACAACAACCTTGCACCCATAGACCTGGCAACCCCAAATTCTTTTGACTCCAAATACTTCAAAAACCTCTTAAACTAA
- the LOC107935075 gene encoding protein TIC110, chloroplastic produces MNPSLLLSPPSSHPRPLLLFPFTPNSLPRPSRRRFRVSFPRSSLSTHDQPASSSETEASNIFGGPKELTGIQPLVQNLSPPVRLATSAVILAGALAAGYGLGLRFGGNRNAAFGGAAVLGAAGGAAIYAVNAAVPEVAAVTLHNYVAACDSPDAIKREDIENIAQKYGVSKQDEAFNMELCDLYCRFVSSVLSSGSEDLRGDEVETIISFKNALGIDDPDAASMHMEIGRRIFRQRLETGDRDGDLEQRRAFQRLIYVSTLVFGDASTFLLPWKRVFKVTDAQVEIAIRDNAKQLYASKLTSVGRDVGEELLVSLRKAQLKYKLSDELAKDLLMEHKRKLVEENISVALNILKSRARTVGGVKQAVEELDKILSFNDLLISLSKHPDADHFAPGLGPVSLVGGEYDSDRKMDDLKLLYRAYVSDSLSGGRMEKDKLTALNQLRNILGLGNKEAEAIILDVTSKVYQKRLSEAFQVGDLEMADSKAAFLQNLCEELHFDPQKASQIHEEIYRKKLQQCVSDGELDESDVAALLKVRVMLCIPQQTVDAAHSDICGSLFEKAVKDAISAGVDGYDADVKNAVRKAAHGLRLTREAAMSIASKAVRKVFLNYVKRSRSADNRTESARELKKLIAFNTLVVTELVADIKGESSDIPSEEPAKEEVKEVDEDDEWESLQTLRKIKPNKELNAKLGKPGQTEITLKDDLSERDRMDLYKTYLLYCLTGEVTRIPFGAQITTKKDDSEYVLLNQLGGILGLTSEETVEVHRSLAEQAFRQQAEVILADGQLTKARMEQLNELQKNVGLPGPYAQKIIKSITTTKMAAAIETAIGQGRLNIKQIRELKESGVDLDNMISESLRENLFKKTVDEIFSSGTGEFDEEEVYDKIPADLKINPQKAKGVVHDLARTRLSNSLIQAVALLRQRNRQGAVSSLNDLLACDKAVPSEPLSWEVPEELADLFGVYAQSNPVPEKLSRLQYLLNISDSVAAAAKEMGHGSVSVGAEEEKFVF; encoded by the exons ATGAATCCCTCTCTTCTCCTTTCTCCCCCTTCCTCTCACCCTCGCCCTCTTCTCTTATTCCCTTTCACCCCTAATTCCCTTCCCAGGCCCTCTCGACGTCGTTTCCGGGTCTCTTTCCCCCGCAGCTCCCTCTCTACCCATGACCAACCCGCTTCCTCATCGGAAACGGAAGCCTCCAACATTTTCGGAGGCCCCAAGGAGCTGACTGGCATCCAACCCTTGGTTCAGAATTTGTCGCCGCCAGTTAGACTAGCCACTTCTGCTGTCATCCTTGCTGGAGCTTTAGCTGCTGGGTACGGCCTCGGCCTTCGTTTCGGTGGCAATCGGAATGCCGCCTTTGGCGGAGCGGCCGTCCTCGGGGCTGCTGGCGGAGCGGCCATCTATGCGGTGAACGCCGCTGTTCCGGAAGTTGCGGCTGTTACTTTGCATAATTATGTAGCTGCCTGTGATAGCCCCGATGCTATCAAGAGAGAAGATATTGAAAATATTGCCCAAAA ATACGGAGTGAGCAAGCAGGATGAGGCATTTAACATGGAGCTTTGTGATTTGTACTGTCG GTTTGTATCTTCTGTCCTTTCCTCTGGAAGTGAAGATCTTAGAGGCGATGAAGTTGAAACCATAATCAGCTTCAAAAATGCATTAGGCATTGATGACCCTGATGCAGCTTCCATGCATATGGAG ATTGGTAGGCGAATCTTTAGGCAAAGGCTTGAGACTGGAGATCGTGATGGTGATTTAGAGCAGCGGCGG GCATTTCAGAGGCTGATTTATGTTTCAACTCTAGTTTTTGGGGATGCATCAACTTTTCTTTTGCCATGGAAGCGTGTTTTTAAGGTTACTGATGCACAG GTTGAGATTGCCATCCGTGATAATGCCAAACAATTGTATGCTTCCAAGTTAACTTCAGTTGGAAGAG ATGTTGGTGAGGAACTGCTTGTCTCCCTTAGAAAAGCACAACTGAAATACAAACTTTCTGATGAG CTTGCCAAGGATCTGTTGATGGAGCACAAAAGAAAGCTAGTTGAGGAAAATATTTCTGTGGCACTCAACATACTGAAGTCTAGGGCGAGAACTGT TGGGGGAGTCAAGCAAGCCGTCGAAGAGCTTGACAAGATATTGTCATTCAATGATTTGCTTATCTCTTTGAGTAAACACCCAGATGCTGATCATTTTGCCCCTGGACTTGGTCCTGTCTCTCTTGTTG GTGGTGAGTATGATAGTGACAGAAAGATGGATGACTTAAAGCTTCTTTATAGGGCTTATGTATCTGATTCTTTATCTGGTGGCCGCATGGAAAAGGATAAG CTTACTGCATTGAACCAACTGAGGAACATACTTGGCTTGGGCAATAAAGAAGCAGAAGCTATCATACTTGATGTTACTTCGAAAGTGTATCAGAAACGGCTTTCAGAGGCTTTTCAGGTTGGTGACCTTGAGATGGCAGATAGCAAGGCTGCCTTCCTCCAGAATCTTTGTGAAGAATTGCACTTTGATCCACAAAAGGCTAGTCAGATTCACGAAG AGATCTACCGGAAAAAGCTTCAACAATGTGTATCTGATGGTGAGCTGGATGAAAGTGATGTTGCTGCATTGTTGAAGGTGCGAGTCATGCTCTGCATTCCTCAGCAAACTGTTGATGCAGCTCACTCAGATATCTGCGGCAGTTTGTTTGAGAAG GCCGTGAAGGATGCTATTTCTGCTGGTGTTGATGGCTATGATGCTGATGTAAAGAATGCTGTGAGGAAAGCTGCACATGGTTTGCGATTAACTAGAGAAGCAGCTATGTCAATTGCGAGCAAGGCT GTCCGTAAGGTTTTCTTGAATTATGTGAAACGGTCTCGATCGGCGGATAATCGGACGGAATCTGCAAGAGAACTTAAAAAGTTGATTGCCTTTAACACCTTGGTTGTCACAGAATTGGTGGCAGACATCAAGGGGGAATCTTCTGATATTCCATCAGAAGAACCTGCTAAAGAGGAAGTAAAAGAAGTTGACGAGGATGATGAATGGGAATCCCTTCAGACACTTAGGAAAATAAAACCTAACAAGGAGCTTAATGCAAAGTTGGGCAAGCCAGGCCAAACAGAGATAACACTCAAAGATGACCTCTCCGAAAGAGACCGTATGGACCTCTACAAAACATACTTGTTATATTGTCTGACAGGTGAAGTCACCAGGATTCCTTTTGGTGCTCAAATAACCACGAAGAAGGATGATTCAGAGTATGTTCTACTGAACCAGCTTGGTGGGATCCTTGGTTTGACGAGTGAGGAGACAGTAGAAGTCCATCGGAGTTTGGCGGAGCAGGCTTTTAGGCAACAAGCTGAGGTGATTTTAGCTGATGGACAGTTGACCAAGGCTAGGATGGAGCAGCTCAATGAGCTGCAGAAGAATGTTGGCTTACCTGGCCCATATGCACAGAAAATAATAAAGAGCATAACAACTACCAAAATGGCAGCTGCTATTGAAACAGCTATTGGTCAAGGGAGACTCAACATTAAGCAGATAAGGGAACTCAAGGAATCAGGTGTTGATTTAGACAACATGATCTCAGAGAGCTTACGGGAAAACCTCTTCAAGAAAACTGTAGATGAGATTTTCTCATCAGGCACTGGCGAGTTTGATGAAGAAGAAGTCTATGACAAAATCCCAGCAGATCTCAAGATTAATCCTCAGAAGGCAAAAGGTGTTGTTCATGATCTCGCACGGACTAGGTTGTCCAATTCACTTATTCAAGCTGTGGCATTGCTACGGCAGAGAAACCGACAGGGAGCG GTTTCCTCGCTTAATGATTTGCTAGCTTGTGACAAAGCTGTGCCTTCGGAGCCACTATCATGGGAGGTGCCTGAGGAGCTAGCTGATCTGTTTGGTGTATACGCACAAAGTAATCCTGTTCCTGAGAAGTTGTCCCGCTTGCAGTATCTGCTTAACATAAGTGATTCAGTGGCGGCAGCTGCCAAAGAGATGGGACATGGATCAGTATCAGTCGGAGCAGAGGAAGAAAAGTTTGTGTTTTGA